The Cyanobacterium sp. T60_A2020_053 genome has a window encoding:
- a CDS encoding J domain-containing protein → MASTDFKDYYSVLGVSKNASADEIKKAFRKLAVKYHPDRNPDNKPAEEKFKEISEAYEVLGDADKRKKYDQYGRYWQQVGQSNSNQSPWSGGTATGAGVNFDGFDFSQYSNFDEFIDQLLGRFSTNSRPNYNTRNNAGFNDFGGFGGQTSANVDVEKTINLTFSQAFRGVETKINLGTETVTVKIPPGAKSGTKIRLRGKGNFNSITQQRGDLYLVVNLKAHDFFSFEDDKLVCELPISPSEAVLGAEISVPTPDGNVNVKIPAGIKHGQSLRLKGKGWSSAKGARGDLLVKIALITPTNISIQEKELHQKIQEITNFNPRQSMANIKL, encoded by the coding sequence ATGGCAAGTACAGATTTTAAAGATTATTATTCCGTTTTAGGTGTTAGTAAAAATGCCAGCGCCGATGAAATCAAGAAGGCTTTTCGTAAATTAGCCGTCAAATATCATCCAGATCGCAACCCTGACAATAAACCAGCCGAAGAAAAGTTCAAAGAAATTAGCGAGGCTTATGAAGTATTAGGAGATGCAGATAAACGGAAAAAATATGATCAATACGGGCGCTATTGGCAACAAGTGGGGCAGTCTAATTCTAATCAATCTCCTTGGAGTGGTGGCACGGCGACGGGCGCTGGAGTAAATTTTGATGGTTTTGATTTTAGTCAATATTCTAATTTTGACGAATTTATCGATCAACTTTTAGGACGTTTTTCCACTAATTCTCGTCCTAATTATAATACCCGAAATAATGCAGGGTTTAATGATTTTGGCGGTTTTGGCGGGCAAACTTCCGCTAATGTTGACGTAGAAAAAACCATTAATTTAACTTTTTCTCAAGCCTTTCGAGGGGTTGAAACTAAAATCAATCTTGGCACAGAAACCGTCACAGTTAAAATCCCCCCCGGTGCCAAATCTGGGACAAAAATTCGTCTGCGCGGTAAGGGCAATTTTAATAGTATCACTCAACAAAGGGGCGATCTTTATTTAGTGGTTAATTTGAAAGCCCATGATTTCTTTTCTTTTGAAGATGATAAGTTAGTTTGTGAATTACCTATTTCCCCTTCTGAAGCGGTTTTGGGGGCAGAAATTTCTGTGCCTACTCCTGATGGTAATGTTAATGTGAAGATACCTGCTGGTATTAAGCATGGGCAATCTCTACGGTTAAAGGGTAAGGGGTGGAGTAGTGCGAAGGGCGCTAGGGGTGATTTGTTAGTAAAAATTGCCCTCATTACTCCTACTAATATTAGTATTCAAGAAAAAGAATTGCATCAAAAAATTCAAGAAATTACTAATTTTAATCCCCGTCAATCTATGGCTAACATAAAATTATAA
- the tgt gene encoding tRNA guanosine(34) transglycosylase Tgt encodes MSQNFSYQVEATCSQTKARAGVFQTPHGEVQTPKFMPVGTVGTVKGITPRQLKEMGAEMILGNTYHLHLRPGEDIVAKAGGLHGFMAWQQPILTDSGGFQVFSLSESREISEEGVKFRSPLDGRIINMTPEHSIHIQNALGADVIMAFDECPPATATREEVEIATARTYRWLNRCIEAHQNTDKQALFAIVQGGIFQDLRTQAVHDLTKLDLPGYAIGGVSVGEKPELIHEIVRNTAPLLPVNKPRYLMGVGTYKEMVIAIASGIDLFDCVIPTRLGRHGAAMLASGRINLRNAQYKEDFTPIDSNCSCYTCQNFSKAYLNHLVRAGEMLGFILISLHNLHEMVQFTNKIRASILNDTFLEDYGRWLS; translated from the coding sequence ATGAGTCAAAACTTTTCCTACCAAGTCGAAGCTACCTGTAGCCAAACCAAGGCGCGCGCCGGCGTATTCCAGACACCCCATGGGGAAGTACAAACCCCAAAATTTATGCCCGTTGGCACCGTTGGCACAGTAAAAGGCATTACCCCACGACAGCTAAAGGAGATGGGCGCTGAAATGATTTTGGGCAATACCTATCACCTACATTTGCGCCCCGGGGAAGACATCGTGGCAAAAGCAGGGGGATTACATGGTTTTATGGCATGGCAACAACCGATTTTGACCGATTCGGGCGGTTTTCAAGTATTTAGTCTCTCTGAATCACGAGAAATCTCTGAAGAAGGGGTAAAATTTCGCTCTCCCTTAGATGGGCGTATAATTAACATGACTCCTGAGCATTCTATTCATATTCAAAATGCGTTAGGTGCTGATGTAATTATGGCATTTGATGAATGCCCTCCAGCTACCGCTACCCGTGAAGAAGTGGAAATTGCCACGGCGCGCACCTATCGCTGGTTAAATCGTTGCATAGAAGCCCATCAAAACACTGATAAACAGGCATTATTTGCTATCGTGCAAGGGGGCATTTTTCAGGATTTACGCACCCAAGCGGTGCATGATTTGACAAAACTGGATTTACCCGGTTATGCCATTGGGGGGGTGAGTGTGGGGGAAAAACCGGAGTTAATCCATGAAATTGTCCGTAACACAGCGCCCCTCTTACCAGTCAATAAACCTCGTTATCTTATGGGAGTAGGCACTTACAAGGAAATGGTTATCGCCATTGCTTCAGGCATAGACTTATTTGATTGTGTTATTCCCACTCGTTTAGGCAGACATGGCGCGGCAATGTTGGCAAGTGGGCGCATTAACCTACGCAATGCCCAGTATAAGGAAGATTTTACTCCCATTGATTCAAATTGTTCTTGTTATACCTGTCAAAATTTTAGCAAAGCATATCTTAATCATCTCGTCAGAGCAGGAGAAATGTTAGGTTTTATTTTGATTTCTTTACATAATCTCCATGAGATGGTGCAATTTACCAATAAAATTCGCGCTTCTATCCTCAATGATACTTTTCTGGAAGATTACGGGCGCTGGTTATCTTAA
- a CDS encoding adenosylcobinamide-GDP ribazoletransferase → MTNFFNSFCGALIFYTTIPCPNFISPDFQKIPRWLPYIGFIIAGFLVLAYQGLIFLGISPLTTSVVLGTLWLIITGGLHFDGVMDSADGLAVTNAEKRLQVMRDSVTGAFGVMAGIVVFFLKVASLSEMVDNTYLALILAPVWGRLAQLMAIGFYPYLRPEGKGFFLKESLQTPDFIFSFFSVIVLVLMQFYYFDQNWLWIILINFICFVIAGVTGAWFNYKLGGHTGDTYGATVEWTEALILVFLTAQS, encoded by the coding sequence ATGACTAATTTTTTTAACTCTTTTTGCGGTGCTTTGATTTTTTACACGACTATTCCTTGTCCTAATTTCATTTCTCCTGATTTTCAGAAAATTCCCCGTTGGTTGCCTTATATCGGTTTTATTATCGCTGGTTTTCTGGTTTTAGCTTATCAAGGCTTAATTTTTCTTGGTATATCTCCTCTTACTACATCGGTGGTATTGGGGACGCTATGGTTAATCATCACTGGGGGACTACATTTCGATGGAGTGATGGACTCTGCTGATGGTTTAGCGGTTACTAATGCTGAAAAACGTTTACAAGTGATGCGGGATAGTGTGACGGGCGCTTTTGGGGTGATGGCAGGAATTGTGGTTTTTTTTCTCAAGGTTGCTTCCCTTTCGGAAATGGTCGATAATACCTATTTAGCTTTGATTCTAGCGCCCGTCTGGGGGCGATTAGCGCAATTAATGGCTATTGGTTTTTATCCCTATTTACGCCCAGAGGGAAAAGGATTTTTTTTAAAGGAATCACTGCAAACACCAGATTTTATTTTTAGTTTTTTTAGTGTTATTGTCTTAGTTTTGATGCAGTTTTATTACTTTGATCAAAATTGGTTATGGATAATATTAATTAATTTTATCTGTTTTGTCATCGCTGGGGTGACGGGCGCTTGGTTTAACTATAAATTGGGTGGTCATACGGGAGATACTTATGGCGCTACCGTGGAATGGACAGAAGCCCTAATTTTAGTTTTTTTGACTGCTCAATCGTAA
- a CDS encoding high light inducible protein encodes MEDKGKLGFTTFAENWNGRLAMLGFVIGIATELLTGQGILAQLGLM; translated from the coding sequence ATGGAAGATAAAGGAAAATTAGGATTCACCACTTTCGCTGAAAACTGGAATGGCCGTTTAGCAATGCTTGGTTTTGTAATTGGTATTGCCACCGAGTTATTAACTGGACAAGGAATTCTAGCCCAATTAGGTCTAATGTAA